A genomic stretch from Juglans microcarpa x Juglans regia isolate MS1-56 chromosome 3S, Jm3101_v1.0, whole genome shotgun sequence includes:
- the LOC121258048 gene encoding uncharacterized protein LOC121258048 isoform X2, producing the protein MLKSQTKLHPVDMLRSHFLAQSKNMNFKNTAAKENFELALEADNSNTHARYWLSKLHLKYHVPGACKAIGAALLVEAADMGDPDAQYELGCRLRVENNHVQSDQQAFYYLEKAVDQLHPGALYLLGAVYLTGDCVRKDIASALWCFHRASEKGHSGAAIAYGSLLLRGVQVPESLMKFGLRRSSSAKARKSAESPVMDPVEMAKEQFQIAATAGCDLGLKWLIRLEEEEKRLLAG; encoded by the exons ATGCTCAAGAGCCAAACCAAACTCCATCCCGTCGACATGCTTAGGAGCCATTTTCTTGCACAAAGCAAGAACATGAATTTCAAGAACACA GCTGCAAAGGAGAACTTTGAGTTGGCTCTAGAGGCTGACAACTCAAATACTCATGCCAGATATTGGCTGTCCAAATTGCATTTGAAATACCATGTCCCAGGGGCATGCAAAGCTAT AGGGGCTGCTTTGTTAGTTGAAGCTGCAGATATGGGTGATCCAGATGCACAGTATGAATTGGGTTGTCGTCTGAGAGTTGAG AACAATCATGTCCAATCGGATCAACAAGCATTCTATTATTTGGAAAAGGCGGTTGACCAG TTGCATCCAGGTGCTCTTTACCTTCTTGGTGCTGTATATTTAACAGGGGACTGTGTGAGAAAAGATATTGCCTCAGCATTATGGTGTTTTCATCGGGCATCAGAGAAG GGACATTCTGGTGCTGCCATAGCATATGGATCCCTTTTACTTAGAG GTGTTCAAGTCCCTGAATCTCTTATGAAATTCGGTTTGAGGAGGAGTTCCTCTGCCAAAGCAAGGAAGAGTGCGGAGAGCCCTGTGATGGATCCCGTAGAGATGGCCAAAGAACAGTTCCAGATTGCAGCAACAGCTGGATGTGATCTTGGCCTAAAATGGTTGATTAGACttgaggaggaagagaaacGTCTACTTGCCGGATGA